From a single Equus asinus isolate D_3611 breed Donkey chromosome 2, EquAss-T2T_v2, whole genome shotgun sequence genomic region:
- the LOC106835207 gene encoding olfactory receptor 4F3/4F16/4F29-like, protein MDGANRSVVSEFVFLGLTNSWEIQLLLFVFSSTFYVASMTGNSLIMLTVTSDPHLHSPMYFLLANLSFIDLGVSSVTSPKMIYDLFRKRKVISFRGCITQIFFIHVIGSVEMVLLIAMAFDRYVAICKPLHYLTILSPRMCIFFLVAAWMTGLIHSTVQLAFVVNLPFCGPNVLDSFYCDLPRFLKLACTDTDRLESMVTANSGFISIGSFILLIISYIVIILTVQKHSSSGSSKALSTLSAHITVVVLFFGPLIFVSTWPSPSIHLDKFLAIFDTVLTPFLNSIIYTFRNKEMKLAIRRVCRQLVNYRKIS, encoded by the coding sequence ATGGATGGAGCGAATCGCTCTGTGGTGTCAGAGTTTGTGTTCCTGGGACTCACCAATTCCTGGGAGATCCAACTTCTCCTCTTTGTGTTCTCCTCCACCTTTTATGTGGCAAGCATGACAGGAAACTCCCTGATTATGCTCACTGTGACCTCTGACCCTCACTTACACTCCCCTATGTACTTTCTCTTGGCCAACCTCTCCTTCATTGACCTGGGAGTTTCTTCTGTCACTTCTCCCAAGATGATTTATGACCTTTTCAGAAAGCGTAAAGTCATCTCCTTTAGAGGCTGCATCACTCAAATCTTCTTCATCCATGTCATTGGTAGTGTGGAGATGGTGCTGCTCATAGCCATGGCCTTTGACAGATATGTTGCCATATGTAAACCTCTCCACTATCTGACCATCTTGAGCCCAAGAATGTGCATcttctttttagtggctgcctgGATGACTGGCCTTATCCACTCCACAGTTCAATTGGCTTTTGTGGTAAACTTACCCTTCTGTGGTCCTAACGTATTGGACAGCTTTTACTGTGATCTTCCTCGGTTCCTCAAACTTGCCTGCACAGACACTGACAGACTAGAGTCCATGGTCACAGCCAACAGTGGGTTCATCTCTATTGGCTCCTTCATCTTACTGATCATTTCCTATATCGTCATCATTCTTACTGTTCAGAAACACTCTTCATCTGGTTCATCCAAGGCTCTCTCTACACTGTCAGCTCACATCACTGTGGTAGTGCTGTTCTTTGGTCCTTTGATATTTGTCTCTACATGGCCATCTCCCTCCATACACCTGGATAAGTTTCTGGCCATCTTTGATACAGTTCTCACTCCTTTCCTGAATTCCATCATTTATACATTcaggaataaagaaatgaaactggCAATAAGGAGAGTATGCAGACAGCTAGTGAATTACAGGAAGATCTCCTAA